A window of the Fragaria vesca subsp. vesca unplaced genomic scaffold, FraVesHawaii_1.0 scf0513057, whole genome shotgun sequence genome harbors these coding sequences:
- the LOC101293652 gene encoding RING-H2 finger protein ATL56-like: MPPPPHHHHDQPPPPKPNPKVLSSILKALIMTFITSIFFLILGFVAFLLFLILAAGAFHRRRTQSDLPSSGFSPRHFKTLPQFRFRTQNQTVSSDCVVCLDAFREGQWCRKLPACGHLFHRRCLDTWLVKVSACPICRTPVLGNASAAGLEEEEAKRLWNFNRNTNSRVW; the protein is encoded by the coding sequence ATGCCTCCTCctccccaccaccaccatgatCAGCCACCGCCCCCAAAACCCAATCCAAAGGTCCTATCTTCAATCCTAAAAGCCCTCATAATGACCTTCATAacctccatcttcttcctcattctcGGCTTCGTTgccttcctcctcttcctcatcctcGCCGCCGGCGCTTTCCACCGTCGCCGCACCCAGTCCGACCTCCCCTCATCTGGGTTCTCCCCCAGACACTTCAAGACCCTCCCCCAGTTCCGCTTCCGAACCCAGAACCAAACGGTGTCGTCCGACTGTGTGGTCTGCCTGGACGCCTTTCGGGAAGGCCAGTGGTGCCGGAAACTCCCTGCTTGCGGTCACCTGTTCCACAGGAGGTGTCTCGACACGTGGCTCGTTAAGGTCTCGGCTTGTCCCATTTGCCGGACACCTGTTTTAGGTAACGCCTCCGCCGCCggtttagaagaagaagaggcgaAGCGGTTGTGGAATTTTAATAGGAACACGAATTCAAGGGTTTGGTAG